The following are encoded in a window of Camelus ferus isolate YT-003-E chromosome 20, BCGSAC_Cfer_1.0, whole genome shotgun sequence genomic DNA:
- the B3GALT4 gene encoding beta-1,3-galactosyltransferase 4 — translation MPLSLFRRLLLVALLLVIVWTLFGPSGIGEELLSLSLASLVPAPASPGPPLALPRLLIPNEKLCSGPVAPPFLLILVCTAPENLNQRNAIRASWGGLREAQGLRVQTLFLLGKPSWRHPTGDSHGNDLARESAAQGDIMQAAFQDSYRNLTLKTLSGLNWADKHCPMACYILKTDDDVYVNVPELVSELVRRGGHWEQQKRGMEPQKKAKVGDEKWEGGPTLGSQPVPLLYLGRVHWRVHPSRTPGGKHQISEEQWPPTWGPFPPYASGTGYVLSASAVQLILKVASRAPPLPLEDVFVGVSARRGGLTPTHSVKLAGATHYPLDRCCYGKFLLTSHGLDPMEMQKAWKLVDGSKGERTEPHCSWLQGALGILRCRVIAWLYS, via the coding sequence ATGCCCCTCAGTCTCTTCCGGCGCCTTCTCCTCGTCGCCCTGCTGTTGGTGATTGTCTGGACCCTATTTGGGCCCTCAGGCATCGGGGAAGAGCTGCTGAGCCTCTCGCTAGCCTCCCtggtccctgcccctgcctcGCCTGGGccgcccctggccctgccccgccTCTTGATCCCCAACGAGAAGCTGTGTAGTGGTCCCGttgcccctcccttcctgctaATCCTAGTGTGCACGGCCCCAGAGAACCTGAACCAGAGAAATGCCATTAGGGCCTCATGGGGCGGCCTACGCGAGGCCCAAGGGCTCAGGGTGCAGACTCTCTTTCTACTGGGGAAGCCAAGCTGGCGCCATCCCACCGGGGACTCCCACGGGAACGACCTGGCACGCGAGTCAGCGGCCCAGGGGGACATCATGCAGGCGGCCTTCCAGGATTCCTACCGCAACCTCACCCTCAAGACCCTCAGTGGGCTCAACTGGGCGGACAAACACTGCCCCATGGCCTGCTACATCCTCAAAACTGACGATGACGTGTATGTCAACGTCCCGGAACTGGTATCAGAGCTGGTCCGGCGAGGGGGCCATTGGGAGCAACAGAAGAGGGGCATGGAGCCCCAGAAAAAGGCTAAGGTTGGAGATGAAAAGTGGGAAGGAGGCCCCACCTTGGGGAGCCAGCCAGTGCCTCTTTTGTATTTGGGCCGTGTGCACTGGCGGGTGCACCCCTCTCGGACACCAGGGGGCAAGCACCAGATATCAGAGGAGCAGTGGCCTCCCACCTGGGGCCCCTTTCCCCCCTATGCCTCAGGCACAGGTTATGTGCTGTCAGCTTCTGCCGTGCAGCTCATCCTGAAGGTGGCCAGCCGGGCACCCCCTCTGCCTCTGGAGGATGTCTTTGTGGGAGTAAGTGCCCGACGAGGAGGCCTCACCCCAACCCACTCTGTCAAGCTGGCTGGTGCGACCCACTACCCTCTGGACCGGTGCTGCTATGGGAAATTCCTGCTGACATCCCACGGGTTGGATCCCATGGAGATGCAGAAAGCCTGGAAGCTGGTGGATGGCTCTAAGGGTGAAAGAACTGAACCCCACTGCTCCTGGCTCCAGGGAGCACTAGGCATCCTGCGGTGTCGGGTAATAGCCTGGCTTTACAGCTGA
- the WDR46 gene encoding WD repeat-containing protein 46, translating to METAPKLGRDVPPKKDKLQAKKKKPRRYWEEETPPTAAGAFPGPPRKLKRNRELRPQKPKNIHIRKKSRISKKPQVPKKPRERGPQRSLSGAQDPFAGPAPVPGEVVQKFRRVDKSKKLPRSKSKTRSRLEAAEAEEEEVSVRAARSELLLAEEPGFLEGEDGEDTARIRQADIVEAVDIASAAKHFDLNLRQFGPYRLNYSRTGRHLAFGGRRGHVAALDWVTKKLMCEINVMEAVRDIRFLHSEALLAVAQNRWLHIYDNQGIELHCIRRCDRVTRLEFLPFHFLLATASETGFLTYLDVSVGKIVAALNARAGRLDVMTQNPYNAVIHLGHSNGTVSLWSPAMKEPLAKILCHRGGVRAVAVDSTGTHMATSGVDHQLKIFDLRGTFQPLSARTLPQGAGHLAFSQRGLLAAGMGDVVNVWAGQCKASPPLLEQPYLTHRLSGHVHSLQFCPFEDVLGVGHSGGITSMLIPGAAEPNFDGLENNPYRSQKQRQEWEVKALLEKVPAELICLDPRALAEVDVISLEQKKKERIERLGYDPEAKAPFQPKPKRKGRSSTASLVKRKRKVMDEEHRDRVRQSLEEQPQKQEKAAKPTGARPSALDRFVR from the exons ATGGAAACAGCCCCCAAGCTGGGCAGGGATGTCCCGCCTAAGAAGGACAAACTTCAGGCCAAGAAGAAG AAACCGCGGCGATACTGGGAGGAAGAGACCCCTCCAACTGCTGCCGGAGCCTTTCCAGGGCCCCCTCGTAAACTGAAGAGGAATCGAGAGCTCCGCCCCCAGAAGCCAAAGAACATTCACATTCGAAAGAAGTCTCGGATCTCCAAAAAGCCTCAGGTCCCGAAGAAACCCCGAGAACGGGGGCCTCAGCGGAGCTTGTCTGGG GCACAGGACCCATTtgcaggccccgcccccgtccCTGGGGAGGTAGTTCAGAAGTTCCGTCGCGTTGACAAATCCAAAAAG CTGCCACGTTCTAAATCCAAAACCCGAAGCCGACTGGAGGCAGCTGAAGCTGAGGAAGAGGAAGTAAGTGTGAGAGCTGCTCGTTCTGAGCTGCTGCTTGCTGAGGAACCTGG GTTTCTGgaaggggaggatggggaggacaCGGCAAGGATACGGCAGGCTGACATCGTGGAGGCCGTGGACATCGCAAGTGCGGCCAAA CACTTTGACTTGAACTTGAGGCAGTTTGGACCCTACAGGCTGAATTACTCTCGAACTGGGAG ACACCTGGCTTTTGGAGGGCGCCGGGGTCACGTGGCTGCCCTTGACTGGGTGACAAAGAAGCTCATGTGTGAGATCAACGTCATGGAGGCAGTGCGGGACATCCG gttTCTGCATTCAGAAGCACTGCTTGCTGTTGCTCAGAACCGCTGGCTTCACATTTACGACAACCAAGGCATTGAGCTCCACTGCATCCGCCGCTGTGACCGAGTCACACGCCTTGAGTTCCTGCCTTTCCACTTCCTCTTGGCCACAGCT tCAGAGACAGGGTTTCTCACATACTTGGACGTGTCCGTGGGAAAGATTGTGGCCGCTCTGAATGCTCGGGCAGGACGACTCGACGTCATGACTCAGAACCCTTACAATGCTGTCATCCATCTTGGACACAGCAACG GGACTGTGTCTTTATGGAGCCCAGCCATGAAGGAGCCACTGGCGAAGATTCTCTGTCACCGGGGTGGGGTCCGGGCTGTGGCAGTAGATTCTACAGGCAC gCACATGGCCACCTCTGGTGTGGACCACCAGCTAAAGATCTTTGACTTGCGAGGGACGTTCCAGCCTCTGAGTGCTAGGACTctgccccagggagcagggcacCTGGCCTTCTCCCAGCGGGGACTGCTGGCTGCAGGAATGGGTGACGTGGTCAACGTGTGGGCAGGGCAGTGCAAGGCCAGCCCCCCCCTCCTGGAGCAGCCCTACCTCACTCACCGGCTCTCAGGCCACGTGCACAGCCTTCAGTTCTGCCCCTTTGAAGATGTGCTAGGGGTGGGGCACAGTGGGGGCATCACCAGCATGCTGATTCCTG gggCTGCTGAGCCCAACTTTGATGGCCTGGAGAATAACCCATACAGGAGCCAGAAGCAGCGCCAGGAGTGGGAGGTGAAGGCGCTGCTGGAGAAG GTACCTGCAGAGCTCATTTGTCTGGATCCACGAGCCCTGGCAGAAGTTGATGTCATCTCTTTGGAGCAGAAAAAGAAGGAACGGATCGAGAGGCTG GGCTATGATCCCGAGGCCAAGGCTCCATTCCAGCCAAAGCCAAAGCGGAAGGGCCGCAGTTCGACAGCAAGTCtggtgaagaggaagaggaaggtcaTGGATGAAGAACACAGG gaCAGAGTCCGGCAGAGCCTTGAGGAGCAGCCGCAGAAGCAAGAGAAGGCAGCCAAGCCCACGGGGGCCCGGCCATCTGCCCTGGACAGATTTGTGCGCTGA
- the RPS18 gene encoding 40S ribosomal protein S18 — MNFKGRPHRKLWSPKRTQKSRAVSGSSSQRPLRLFRLVAIKGCYVTSVLFSTGGLRAVAGAAAMSLVIPEKFQHILRVLNTNIDGRRKIAFAITAIKGVGRRYAHVVLRKADIDLTKRAGELTEDEVERVITIMQNPRQYKIPDWFLNRQKDVKDGKYSQVLANGLDNKLREDLERLKKIRAHRGLRHFWGLRVRGQHTKTTGRRGRTVGVSKKK; from the exons ATGAACTTTAAAGGGAGACCGCACCGGAAGTTGTGGAGCCCAAAGCGGACTCAGAAGTCTCGTGCAGTTTCCGGAAGCTCCTCGCAGAGACCGCTCCGCCTCTTCCGCCTGGTAGCTATAAAAGGCTGTTACGtcacttctgttctcttttccacTGGAGGCCTACGCGCTGTCGCTGGGGCCGCCGCCATG TCTCTAGTAATTCCTGAGAAGTTCCAGCACATTTTGCGAGTACTCAACACCAACATCGATGGGCGGCGGAAAATTGCTTTTGCCATCACTGCAATTAAG GGTGTGGGGCGAAGATATGCCCACGTGGTGTTGAGGAAAGCAGACATCGACCTCACCAAGAGGGCAGGAGAGCTCACTGAGGATGAG GTGGAACGTGTGATCACCATTATGCAGAATCCACGCCAGTACAAGATCCCAGACTGGTTCTTAAACAGGCAGAAGGACGTAAAGGATGGGAAGTACAGCCAG GTCCTGGCCAACGGTCTGGACAACAAGCTCCGTGAAGACCTGGAGCGGCTGAAGAAGATTCGCGCCCACAGGGGGCTGCGCCACTTTTGGGG aCTTCGTGTCCGAGGCCAGCACACCAAGACCACAGGCCGCCGAGGCCGCACTGTGGGTGtgtccaagaagaaataa
- the PFDN6 gene encoding prefoldin subunit 6 — translation MAELIQKKLQGEVEKYQQLQKDLSKSMSGRQKLEAQLTENNIVKEELALLDGSNVVFKLLGPVLVKQELGEARATVGKRLDYITAEIKRYESQLRDLERQSEQQRETLAQLQQEFQRAQAAKAGAPGKA, via the exons ATGGCTGAGCTGATCCAGAAGAAGTTACAGGGAGAAGTGGAGAAATATCAACAGCTACAGAAAG ACTTGAGTAAATCCATGTCAGGGAGGCAGAAGCTAGAGGCACAACTAACAGAAAATAATATCGTGAAAGAG GAACTGGCCCTGCTGGATGGGTCCAACGTGGTCTTTAAACTTCTGGGTCCCGTGCTGGTCAAACAGGAACTTGGGGAGGCTCGGGCTACAGTGGGGAAAAGGCTAGACTACATCACAGCTGAAAT TAAGCGATATGAATCCCAGCTCCGGGACTTAGAGCGCCAGTCAGAACAACAGAGGGAGACCCTTGCTCAGCTGCAGCAGGAGTTCCAGCGGGCCCAGGCAGCAAAGGCAGGGGCTCCTGGGAAGGCCTGA